Part of the Scomber japonicus isolate fScoJap1 chromosome 6, fScoJap1.pri, whole genome shotgun sequence genome, aaacattcacacattgcaaaagtcaatttatttaaaacattgcaTTTAGACTCTTAAAATGCTCTTTTTCCTGTACACAAGCGTTATGACACTACAGTCAGATTAGACAGTGTGCAGTACAGGTAAGAGATCAGAGACGGCTCAACTGACAGAAGCAAAGTTCaacaaaagttaaataaatcaaGGACTCTTGGCAGACAATTTACCAAACTTTCTGACATTTGTTCATTTCAACACAGGTTTTTTCAACACATAAGATCCCTGGTGTCAAATCCAAGGCTAGATCTTAGGATCTTGTTCGTACAAATCAACATGTATTGATTTACACTTGTTGGTCTACCTttaagtctgtttttttaaattacaatcTTCACTCAGTTATGTAATTAAACAAGAAAATTAGGCCAAATCAAGCAGCCTTACAATGACTCAAATTTGCTAAGCAAGTGCATAGAGAAAGAAGTGTATCATGTTAGATGTTTAAAGTTCTACCTAACTGATCCTCATGAAAAATGTACATCTCACTGTTCAAAATGTTCTGTTCTTAAGTTGGCCAAGAAGACCTTTTTGCCATTTTACTTTTGAATAAAGACTTGCctaaagtatttaaaataagAGGTGTTTTATGtacttcacatttttttctaataGTTTGAACTAGTAGCATCATAAATAAAACTATCTACACATTTTACTTATGCTGAGAATCAAACCTCAATACATTTCTGCTACCTACCGAATTGTCTGGAGCATCAAAAACCACAGTCCCAAAAGCTGGTATCAAATGCTTTCTCAAATTGGTAATTATAGTAATCTTTGATTTAGATTAAAATATTGAGCTATCTTATATTTGAGAACTTGTcttatttaatgaataaaaaaggttcatgtagaaaaatgtgtttacatcTCTCATAATAATGTATCAAAAGATAAAATTCTGGTATTATATCGGCAAGTATCTAAAGTTTCAAATAATACCCAGGCAGCTCTTAATTTTACTGAGGTCGTAATCAAATTCTGTGAGATTAAATAAATTGCAAAGTAAGTGGATGACCCACTGTACATCAGCTGAACTGAGTGGTTACAGTCTGTGTCTGGGGCTGCAATTTACCATCATGAGGTTACCTCCTCACACAACAAGGGGCATATTCTCTAGATCCTTGGGAACTTCCAGACAGGAGTCCCTGGAGCTGGAGCTTTGCATCTGACTGGCCTTTTCCTCAGGATCAAAAGCCATCGCAGTCGCCCCTTCCTCAAATCCTGCCTCAGCCCCCTCGTATGGCTCTTCTATTTCAGGCTGCctatcctcctccatcctgctgTCTGCTTTCACCTCCTCAAGCATGACACTGGCATCACATGGCCCAACCAGTCCTTCGACCTCGGGCAGGTCAGTGCCCCAGTAGCCCGTACCACTCACCAAGTCTAAGTTGGAACGGGAGGCCCGAGGAGCATTAACCCGCCGCTGAAGTTGGCAGACCTGGCATGCCAGTACCACAGTAGCAACCAGAAGGCACACTATCAGCCCCCCTGCTGAACCTATAGCAATCAGTTCCATCTCACTGTTAATCAAGCAGTCGACTCGGGGGCAGTTGTTGTCCCCGTCAGAGTTTGTGTCattgggagggagggatgtcATAAGGGTTGAGGTGCCACTTGTAATTGTGCCTTCGCTTGGTTTCATGGTTGAAGATGTTTCATTAGTAAGACAGAACGTCAGCTGGTTGAGCAGGAGAAACCACAAGAGAGAACTTCTCGTGCCACTTTCCATTGTGCTCTGAAATTAAGAGGAAGCTTTTTTAAGAGTAAATCCAATTTAAAAATTCAAACTTTCAGCATGACTTACCTGTGTGCTTCTGAACAGTTAAAGGTCAATTTGAATACTCTTGTGATGAAGCTTAAGTACTTAAGAAATGCCATTGCAAAGATTTCATACTAGATACTTGATTTTACAATTATATTTCCACAagatttcacatttcatttgattcaaagaaagaaactgCATGATGTTGTATTGACAATACTTACTAGAAGTAGTCTTGTGTGGAGGACTGAAGTGAGGACTGAAGTGAAGCACCTGCTGCACATAGACTCTTAAGATGTTGTGAACTCACTTCCTGACCTTGTGTGTGGGTCTTTGGGCAGGTTATTTATGGCCTCTGGCTTGTTACCACAGGTGCTGAAAATGTCTTacaagaaaagagacagaaaagaaaagaaccgTCTAACGAAGACTGCCTTCAGTACTATCACATGCACACTATACTATACATTTTTAGGCAAGCTTATGTGTAGACACTTCAATCAAAACATGAATGCTTGAATTTGAAAATGGCCTTTCTGATTTTCTTCATCTAATTTCTTTAGATTCAAAACAGGCCAGATCAATGGTGACCTGCTCATCTACCACGTACTCCTCACCCTTAAACCTTACTACGCCAAGCCCTACGAGATTGTGGTAGACTTAACGCATGTGGGACCCAGCAATCGCTTCAAGACAGACTTCCTATCCAAATGGTTTGTGGTCTTTCCTGGCTTTGCCTATGAGAATGTAGCTGCTGTCTACGTCTACAACTGCAACACCTGGGTGAGGGAGTACACCAAGTACCATGAGCGGCTGCTGACTGGCTTAAAAGGCAGCAAGAGGCTCCAGTTCATTGACTCTCCAGCTAGGCTAGCTGAACACATCGAGCCTGATCAACAGAAGCTGCCTGCAGCCACACTGACCCTGGAGGAAGATCTCAAAGTGTTCCATAATGCCCTCAAGCTGGCCCACAAAGACACCAAAGTCTCAATAAAGGTGAGGTTGGAGCCATAACCGAAAAAGTCCTCAATACCTAGACTGAAAGGATTGGGTAAGAGGGTGTTAGAAAGATCACATGAGAGTTTTTTTCCCTGAAACAATGTGTTTTCTTGTTGATCAGGTCGGCTCAACAGCAGTGCAGGTGACCTCAGCCGAGCGGACTCGTGTCCTCGGCCAGCCCGTCTTCCTAAACGATGTCTACTATGCCTCAGAGATCGAAGAGATTTGCCTGGTTGATGAAAGTCAGTTCACTCTCACTATGGCCAACCAGGGCACACCGCTCACATTCATGCACCAGGAGTGTGACGCCATCGTCCAGTCCATCATCCATATCCGCACACGCTGGGAGCTATCACAACCCGACTCAATCCCCCAGCACACCAAAATCCGGCCAAAAGACGTTCCTGGTACTCTCCTCAACATCGCTCTACTCAACCTGGGCAGTTCCGAC contains:
- the LOC128360825 gene encoding uncharacterized protein LOC128360825, which encodes MCSRCFTSVLTSVLHTRLLLSTMESGTRSSLLWFLLLNQLTFCLTNETSSTMKPSEGTITSGTSTLMTSLPPNDTNSDGDNNCPRVDCLINSEMELIAIGSAGGLIVCLLVATVVLACQVCQLQRRVNAPRASRSNLDLVSGTGYWGTDLPEVEGLVGPCDASVMLEEVKADSRMEEDRQPEIEEPYEGAEAGFEEGATAMAFDPEEKASQMQSSSSRDSCLEVPKDLENMPLVV